Below is a genomic region from Ostrea edulis chromosome 10, xbOstEdul1.1, whole genome shotgun sequence.
AAATGAAACATCAACACAAAATGCAAAACTGACCACCCTTGGTTAACCGCAGATGGTTACTTAATTAGAGTATGTTAAATTAATCCAATACTTAGCTTAATTATGCAATGAGTTATGATAAaaactcttcttttttttttttttttttttttacaccaatCAATTTCATCAAATCACAGTTCAATTGCACAGAACAGTTTCAAATTCACTGGCAACACAATACATAAGGAATCAGTTTGAGTTAATTTAGAACTGTGGAATCTGTTTGGAGTTGTGAAAATAGCAATCATTTTGACAACAGTCACAGTTTCACAAACTCAGTCACAGTTCAATAGCACATAACAGTTTCAAATTCACTGACAACACACCGATATATATGGACTCAGTTGACTTGGTGTGCGCAAACGCCTGCATCACAAAAGATATGCCACGACAACATTAATAGGAAGCAGCTACCATCTCGTATGCTAATGCAATGGAAAAGATTAATAATTGTTATTAAAATGTGAAAGTtgtcataaaaaaaatagaataatttttaccacagaaatgtataaaaatgCAAAAGCTTTTAATTAAGTTAACCTGATACAAAAAGTGTAAAGTCACAGTAAGAGAGATTAAAATCAGCATAACATGTAAATTAAATCTAATGTCATTGTCCTGATTCGCAATTTTCAAATGCCActgatatataaacaaaaatggtagcaatgtacatgcaaggtgaagataacgaacagtgatcaatctcataactcctataagcaatacaaaatagatagttgggcaaaaacggacccctggacacaccagaggtgggatcaggtgcctaggaggagtaagcatcccctgttgaccggtcacacccaccgtgagccttatatcctgatcaggtaaacggagttatccgcagtcaaaatcagtgtgccaagaacggcttaacaatcggtatgaaacacgtcagacaccatttgacccaatgcgaggttgtattgacgaactagatcgttataacgaccatagaatttgcgaattgctgacttcaatcgagactgttgaaacccctgtactgaAACCCCTATTACCCATTTAATAATTGATTACACATTGTATGCTGTTAAAACACTAGTGAACTTTATTTTGTGGACAGGTCTTATCATTCTTATATAATTATTTGCTACCAGAAAACTGTTTGTGGACaggttttatcatatttatataattcttaGCTTTATGTGACCAGAAAACTGTTTGCAGTCATTAGCATCACCAAATAGATTGAccgattgaatattgtttaacgtcctctcgagaatctttcactcatatggagatatcaccatttccggtgaagggctacaaaatttaggcctatgttcggtgcTTATAGCCTTTGGGcagggtctttatcgtgccacacctgctgtgacacgggacctcattttttttgcggtctcatacaaaggaccgcccccatttagtcacctcttacgacaagcaaggggtactgaggacctattctaacccggatcctcactgGACTCAACCAAATAGAAAATTCCCCAAACAAAACAAaccttttaaaagaaaaacgAGTGTTTCTGTTTTTATGCAAAATGAGATAATTTCTCTGAATAATATCTTATAAATGCCTTGTAATAGTTGTGTCAATTTTAttaattgcaattttcttttgttcgttTTGTCATGTCGTTTAGTTGAAAATCTTGTTAAATTGTTAATTCGTACATAGATTAGATCACAAAAAATTATCTCACTTTGGAAAGAACGGCATTTTAACCAATGGAAATTAAGAAAATTTTCACATCATGTATTTTCTACCAATCACAACAGAGAGGATGTACACAGTCCAAAGACTGTGAATTACGTCAACTCTGTAAAAAGGAAGACGGTCTAATAATGAAGATGTAATGGAAAATTATATGTATCTTCATTTGTGTTTCTCTCAATTCATCAAGGTAAtcattgaatgaaatataatgaaaagtTTGAACCGAAAGTTTagtaaatatacattatatattatatatatttgattattgaataaatttctAAGCAATTTCAGACACGATCTAAATGCACGTCATTGAGTCAAGCAATAATTGGACAGCGAAAAGAGCAACGTAAAAGAAAATGTATGAATTCAATAGAAAACATTTTCCTTACAATGTCATTCTATTCATGTGGGGAATAATTCCAGTGACACAGCGAATGTTCCTATTCTACAAATGTTCATTTCTGATTGCTGATATAAATTTCATGGTGGTGTATTTCTGTCATCCACTTGTCAGATAATCATGTTAACTTGTCAGATTTTCATGTCGACTTATGAGATATtcatgttgacttgtcagatttTTATGCATATTAAAAGCGAATTTATCAAGTAATGAAATCAGGAGAAAGGGTTTCCATTCCTTAGctatctatacattgtatatgtgttGATGTCAAGCCGCTGTATACGCCGGCGTGATGGGTAGCAAtccataactacatgtattttcaaaaacgaaattcatatttacattctactttcatttttgtcggaattGCCAGccaataaaacaaatacaatatttatcaagattcattcaTGCATTGTTTACACCTGCAgtacattcatgaggaaatgtctATCAACAGAATGTGTAAAAACAGTGGAAATATGAATATTACCGCATGGATATATTTGTTGTTGGAGTGGTGTAGGTCTAATTTATTTAACCAAACAACATGACACAAATTCTTTTACCGACTAACCCATGgagcatatatacatgtagtataggGATTCTAAAATTTATTTGACATTCTTAAAACAGTGAAGACATGAGTAAATGATGCTAGTGTCTTATATCACAttgcaaaaaatatataattgaacAAAGGCATACACAAACTTTACTATAAAGACCCATAAAGCAACGGTATGACGTCCAAACCAGCGATCCAAAAATAATGCTGTAAATAATTGCTCTGGAAAGCTGTTTCTCAAactctgttacatgtacagtgtataaactTATGAAGAAAGCTTACATTCATTTTATGACCTCTAATGTTATAAcaataatcattgataatttACACTTATCACTCAAAAACATTGAATGATTTTAACCGAACAAGGCAATAAGTTTGCGCTATCCTTCATAAAGCGGAAAATATTTATGTTTCTCCTTTTTTCTAATCttactaattacatgtaatgttcACAATTGTCATATTTGCTGTCTTGTAAATTTCTGTTTGTTTGCAAATTTTGGTATTCTACAAAGATAATTTTGTTATGCTAAAGTTCTTGAACAATTTCACGTTTTATGTTcatatattgtatttacatatttgcTTTCTTAGATATATATTCAGTTAATGACAGCAAATTGCAAGTTGTTATATTGACCTATATCAATTACagctaaaaataaaattgaaaaaaaaatccaatttaGCAGAAGAAGAGAGctgttatatacatttatacattatatacttattatacatgtatacacatgtatgtatatataattatagaaaatgttattatgcgcaattatttgcattatatattattatatcaacGTTTAAAGTGGCATATAGGCCCGACGGGCCGGGtgtttattgatttgtatattgtgataaaattggatgtatgaatatatgtacacatgtcactataatgaataaaattacttacttacattGTATACATATGTTTTCTTATGCACCAATTTTGTTTCCAATAAAGATTCATATTGTATTTTATCGCATTGTCGCGTTAGGtttttgtaacaatattgtaGCTGGGAGAACGCTGTTGTTTAATACTTTAATATCTTGCATTTTTAGTCAAAATGAGGAGATGTCTCCCAGCCAATTTCGTTCCGTATTCTTTTTAGGACTTAcattttttcctcattttaaataaatgacaaacttTTACACCTAACATTTTCTTTCTGTTAATATTTACATGGAAACAGAGCTGCGATGTTGCCTTGGATTAACAGCACGATCTTAACATAGATATGTACGATGTTGTCTGTGATACAAGAATTTATATCATGAATAAATGTCACGCCCTATAATTAAACCTGGCACGCGAAAAGCCTTGTGGATTTTAAACCTGGGAATACTTTATCTACCTCGAAATGGCGACAGAGATAGCGTGTTATTATATTATTACGGACAATGAAGGAGATATGATGAACGAGCGACCTTAATCGTAAACAAACTGGTGTATATAGGTACCACatggtttttttcttcaaaatagaAGCTATAAAATACAACCAAAATCTAGACATGTATTCCATATGAAAAAGTCAGTGGgtataagaatataaataaataCCATTGCTTGAAGGCAGAATTATCAAACACACTTCATTACAGGTGTGTATAATTGGagaaagccccccccccccctacttttTGTGACAGAATATATGTGCCTTCCATGTAAATAATACATCGGACGGCTTTTGTTAAAATGGCCATAAACATCCAAGTTGCGGAATGCTGACAAGAATAAGAGATTTTTGACTTGTcgaattattgttttgtttgcCAACACCCCTCACCATCACATTGAAAAACGTTGCTACATGCCTGCATATTTATGCACGAATTTAtcatcgatatatatatatatatatatatttacatttgcaactgttttctgctacataacactattacgagcaatacgtatttatttctggataaatctactacggggtcaacagaggtcacggctgtgcgtatgaacatttgttaaaagtaggtaataGGTACTACTtctactaaggcaatacacatctagcaatcgctctcacttactacagaaatctttcaatagatgaaatcaacatcacaaaatgtatttacggttttatttgtattccaagcagtggactttcatcaataattgataaaagcatttctgtaaacaatgtctttagttactagcctactaggcctttcgtctgctacaacttcaccctggtcatcggtgatgcggaattgtacctactgctagacgatgacattaggctttagcaaaaaggtcattcacaggatgtatggccgataagtcgtcaaagtgcattaagacctacacaccacactgcttccgtgccacagcagccataggtgcttgatgtcggtttccaagtttatgtcgggacatcgaagcgaggcgtcgttaaaaacctattacaaaaaattatcgagtcaaaagaagcgttcagtgagctcatgtttatcaacaattacatatccaaatccaaaccgtcccttaccttcgtgcagttccacattctctgcgatgttcagttctttccggagattcatctgagctgcgtcctctgtcctgtctataaatgatttgcctacacctgacgactgccgccctgttcttcatgttcctccatctcagtcttctgttaactccgtaatatccacagaatatctttcaaagtcggtcttcaacgtcttcacttttcaaaagtcaaagcgcatcacaactctaagtgtaacactgcgcatccccgtttgaatcataattcccccaccccctaaaattagacatatggaagagttttccattatatactcccgagttaatgtataagtatatgttgatatacttgctttctagcgtcttaataattaaaacagttcttcattttatagaactttgttttgtgttgtcgtcattttgaacatctatgacgcttcgttgtggacgtcaacaatttgaaatgtatggaaacgtgttgttaacacaattcagtaATGTTACcgatcaaaaatgtaaatataagtaataaggtatcattttaaaatatttatcgggatataaatacgggttggtacatgatcaaattttccataaagcccttcgggctttatggaatttgatcacgtgaccaacccgtatttatatcccgataaatatttttaaatgataccttatttcttaaatataaaaggtaaattcaataaaatatgacaacacaTTGTAAAACATAAGcgctttcattaaaaaaaaaaaatcttcagacgagttgtcatattttattttattttttcacacacacacacacacatatatatatatatatatatatatatatatatatatatatatatatatatataatatatatatatataatatatatatatatatcatcaacTTCAACGTAACCTACTAATACGATCACCAATAAAGAGTCTCTTGGTTACGATTCATTGATATTAAATGGGTAGGAAGTAGCAGAGACCTTGATGAATTATTGAACTAACCAATGCATTTCATTCTTCCATTAAGTTCACACTTCCACAGCCAGCAACATCTTTCTGGATACCACGTCTAAGATTGTTGATAGAAATATCGAGTTCAGTGTTCAAGCCAAATCCACTGACTCCCATGCAGTCAACCTCCCATACGTTCAAAGGAGTACCTAAAGGTTTTGCCACCAGAGTCCGCCGCGTTTGCTCCATTCCTGCACGTCATCATAAACAGAGCATCCATATGTGCAAGAAAGGCTATGAAGCTCCCAAAGTGCAAGCAATTGATGAGATGTCAAAACACGATAGACAACTTCTACTACAATGTAAAGAAAAATCGGTACGTACGTTCTTATCGTTACAACGTACCAACCGGTCTTGAAAGACCTAAACAAAATTCGGAAGAAGTGTATTCCCATTCTTCATACTAACCCAAGAATGGCCGAGGTCTTTAAGGAATCTCCCATGGCTGCCTTCAGACGTCCCAGAAATCTTAAAGACATGGTGGTGCAAACCAAATTGGAAAATTCTTAAAAGTTTGCACAATGGCGGTTTAACTTGTTCTGATGGTAAATGCCTGATGTGAAAACAGCACGAGCACATACACTTTCAAGAGCCCTGTCACCGACCGATGCTACCGAATTCTTGGGGACACATCCTGTCGCACGGACAACTGCATCTATCTCATAAGCATCAAAGTCTGTGACCAAAAATACCAAGGTGAAACTGGGGGCCTACGGTGGAGGATCAATAACCACCGGTCCACCTTTAAAACTAAAAGGGTCAAAGAACCCGTTGCCGAGCATTTCAATCTCGCGGACACAAATGGGAATGCATGACATTGGTGGTTATTGACCATAACAATCACTGAACCGTAGAGGAAGAACAAGGAGACATTCTGGATGCATAGACTGAAGTCATTCCGCCCCAGTCGCATGGACAAACTCAAtgacttcaccaggatgaatgTGACCAAGCTTTCCCCACTCAGTGTTGTTCTGTCTGTTCTACACTTCTACTTTCTGGAACCGCACCATCATTGGCAGTCAATTTttctgatttatatatatattttacttcTACTTTCTGGAACCGCACCATCATTGGCAGTCAATTTttctgatttatatatatattctaatgatTTATCTATTTATCATTTATGATACCCATACTTAGTTCCCAAATTATTTCCTTTTACTTTACATGTAACGCcagtatttattatttttaaaaaatctttttatttttgtcaCAGTTCAAACTAGTTATTAGCTTCTTACCTCCAGATAAGAAATATTATTTATGACCCATCATTAGAACGAGTTTACAAACTGCTTAATTATACTGACTAGTTAACTCGTTCTTTGTTTTTAACTTTATCTAGCGTGAGATTGAAGTTCACTTCAGTTCTTGAAACTCGTTCGAACAGTagtattatattttaaaaaaaaataagtcaCAAGGCCGACAGAGTATACTCGACTAGTTTCTGTAGAAGAATTGAAGGTACTAGTCGGTCGAGTATACTCTATCAGCTTTGGGGtatttttatgcattatatatatatatatatatatatatatatatatatatatatatatatatatatatatattatcaggggcggatccaggaattgtggttacgggggacGCCacctttatgaggcagggggtctggggaccgccttgaagtgggggcccagggggtgaagcccccggaagctcctgcgttttacaaattttatagggcttgaaatatgtctcctatttagtaatttgtgttattttctattattttttataaggtgaaattaataaatgacgcaaattttaagggttttcgaaaaaattaagttcttccaataaagtaattcaagaaatcaaaagattgtgtcatttatttctccgggagtggaagaaattattgcttcttttatcgtttagtacatttttctaaacaagataccacgatttacctaaaatttgaaaatgtagggggggggggggaagttgcgccccccttaaatccgccactgattatAGTTGTATCATATTTTTACGTCAAACTAAAATGTACTATGGTAACCGATGCGTTGGGAAGCTAAATACAAAAGCATCTTAAAAATTTACAAGTGATTTAATCCTAGTTTATAACTCGTGGCCTTGATGATTTAATTGATAAGGTCACCATTGTTTGGGTATACCATCAATAAGGTTGAATGTACCTTGCTAGGATTTAGTCTTGAATTTTAATGACATTTATCGTTCATGAAAAACTCTTAATGAGAAGACTAATGGATAATTTTAAAAGCGGGGTGCACTTGTGGTACCATTCTGACACCATCCAATTCATATATCAACTCTGATACGATACTTTACCGTCAGACAGTTGTGATTTCAACATTGACCTTCATGGTGAATGACGCACGTATACTTTTAAGTAATGTAGATAGCCATTAGATAGTGATGGGCACGCACTGCCCCGTGATTGACTCTTTGTTACAATGTATGTTCTATGATTGAATTTGTGAGGTACTGTACATTCAATGTCAAGGATGCACATGGATGGCCTCAAAGGGAAACCAAAATGGACCAGTATATATCTATAGGTATTATGGGTTTGCACTCGAGTTTtacagtttttcatttttgttgttgttgatttctacattgcatttgaattaatttaacCATATATTTGCATCACTACCTAATCCTTTAGAATTACAACTGAAGGAAATGGAAGTTTAAtaccttcaattcaacatatggGATGAAAGTACATTGCCTAGAATATAATGGAATTCTAGCTGCAATAAAAGATTAGGGGAAAAAGATAAATAATCCCTTGACAAAAGTATGTGGCCCCTACATCTCACAAAGTATGCACTCTTTACTTAGagcaaccaaaaaaaaaaaaaaaaaaaaaaaaaaaaaaaaaaaaaaaaaaaaaaaaaaccaaaaaactaaatgaaatattaaagaataatcaagaaaaactaGATGgaatcaaatatttaatttgaatgaTGAAGAGTGGGGGAATATTTTTCCCTCCCATTTAAACATACTAGGAAAACAAAACTTAAATGGTTTCAATTTCGAACTAACCACACAATCCTATCAACAAACTCCTTTTTGCATAAGACACAGACGTGTACCTTTTGTAATAATGAAACTGAAACTATTGAGCACATTCTATGGGAATGTGAAATGGTATAAGActtattaaatgattttgatattttctgttttaataAGCCCCACATTCATGATACATATTCTAAAAGAGATTTCATACTTGGATCTTCTGTTAGAACAGAAGGTGTGAAAACTCtgatgattaattgattgtactttgtttaacatccctttcgagaatttttcactcatatggagacgtcaaaaAGACCGGCGAAGGGTTTcaaaggcctatgctcggcgctcacgGCCATTGAGTAGTGTGAGGGCgatttagtgtgccacacctactgtgacacgggccaTCCGTTTTTAAACtagatgttttatatatatagtatgaaATGTGCAAATAGATGTATTTCATAGAATGGGCTGATATCCTGCATAAAATCTATGTATGACGTTAATAAACAACTAGCtataaaaaataacacaaaggAATACTTTGATGAGGTCTGGGAAGATTGATTAATCAAAGTTATTTATGTAACCATCTTCTCTCATCAAATAGAATTTTACAAGAACATATGAGGAGTATTGTCGATTTTTCAAATTGCAAAGTTCAGGTAGCTCCGTATATAGTGTCAATGGTTTTTgcaaatctttatttcattacgtggtagaaatatctcttttggttggaggaatttcattcactgggtataataaattttaaaaaaaacgtggtaaacaatttgatattaaaaagggttaaacttttctttaaatatcaattacatgtacatgtgtttataCTGCGAAAatttgtcaagggcaataactcctacgCGGTATATATTTCTCTATTGAATGCATGTCTATTATGCATTGATTTCCTTGATATCCAGAATTAGTTTGTATGTATTTATAAAGTAGTAGATTTGTGAAactatttaaaattaaaattttgtcagtttttaaaccagttttggtgtatttttatcatgctgttgaatgaaaatgtgctattttctgatgttgactcTGATTTGAGTGGGAAATAACAATAACACACACTCATAACGTTTTTGTAAGTTCATTTCAATCATTCACTTACGAAAATATCGTTGACATTAATTAATTCCAACGAAACGTATGAATGGTTAATAACTGTATTGCGCTTAATGACAGACTTTATTTTAGTAAATCAAAAATTGCTTATTGAGTTTTGACAAAATCTGGTCGAAAGgatatgatttacatgtatcttattGAACCCTTGAGAAGTAACGTCAATTCCATCACATTATGACCGCTGTACCTTTCCATGCATATCGATACAAGTATAATATACGCTATCATTTTCTTTGCGTGAATTTTTACAAATAGTTGCCAAATCAATAAAGAACGATAGGTAGGGCGTGTTATTTCTTTAAAGAATAGAAttatatcatttgataaaaaatacaGCTTTTTTCACATTTGTCTTTTGTATCGGACGTCAAATATGTGACACATAAATCGTCAATCGTTATTGATGACCAAGTGAGACTTAGAAGAGGAGACCAATAGAAGTGTGGAAACCTGTTTCCGCAGCCGAAACCTGTTGCCATCACATCGATGTAGACAACGTATCGCTAATTTGAggtgtaatatttacatttccaaggcttttgccttcgatatctttaccaactgaaatgatagccatttcctcatgaatgtgaatgatgtgcgtatgaatcttgataaacatTACTACTATTTCAACGGCTTGGAAATgtttgacagaaatgaaaatacaatcgtagaatataaataaacatacaggaaataaattctgttttagAAAACACATGATGGTATGAACAGCAATGTTTCACGCAGGTATACTATGCATGAAGCTCTAACGCgtttcatgaagtacatgtatgtaggcgTAAACCATCGCAGTCCATGCATAttacaaaaatgaagtttatttcttaaatattcaaGTTCTCATTTTTGTAACAACTTTAGCCATTCTACAATTTAGCCTTGCACACGCAGGAAAAACCACATGTAAAAAAATCATGCaaaagataaagttgttttaatGATGATACTCTCGATATAAAAGGTGTTAAGTTTGGCAAAACTGGTGCCGTTTTTGTGCTCTCGGTATGggaacatgtacatatatgttataCGTGGAGCCGCATATGTAAGAGTTTGCGACTTTGGTGTACTGATAGGGTAAATTCCATGGCACGCAGCGGTTTACTGGTCAGTCGGAGATCCCGGTATTCACTCTGGAGTACCAGCCTACCCAGTGACCTATACCAGCACATCAGCCTCACCACAAGTGATTGGCTATACTAATTCTTCTCccgggggaagggggggggggcatcatgTTATTGGCAAAAAACGGAAAGCCGAAACGCTAAAGAGTCCAATCGGTAGCTCAGCGTAGAGCTGCTAATGTTCGGGAAAGAAGGCGGATGTTTCATCTAGACGAGGCTTTCGACGTAGTTCTAGAAGAATTCTATCACAgtttttgtatgtttgttttacgtttCACTAACATTGAGATGTCACATATTGTAGTTGAAGTACCCCGAATTTatacctatgcttagcgctcaggccTCTAGCAATGAGTGTTCTTTAACGTgacaacgcctgccgcgacacgggacctccgtttttaaagtcgTATCCGATAGAtttgtgattctcacttctaaataggggtgcgtttggcaaaggagcagtcactacctgttttagcGTACTAGGTTTGAAGATAacgacagtgatcaatctcataaatcctataaagaatacaccGGCAATCGAGAtctggacaaacacggacctctggaaaCACCAGGGGTAGGAAGCCTAGAAGGAGAGTTTATAAAGTGTTCACATTTCTGCATTATGAACGCGATACTTCTATATGAATGGAACTTTATTTTCTCTACATGAATATCAATGAATAGTTATCGGATCAATATATATATCGATAAGTACATTGTAATGTCATGTGATCAGTAACACACTTATAGGCACACGTTTTGATAATTCTGTTTTACCTCTATGAGATGTGAATTTACCACAAAACTGTTATTTATAACAACGTTTATAAAGATGCATGCATTGGGGAGGATAAGAAATCATTGAAACATTTGAATACCAGACGTCAAACATGTTACACAAAATTCGTCAATCGTTATTGATGACCAAGTGAGGCTTAGGAGTGGAGGCCAATAGAAGTGTGGAAATCTGTTTCCGCAGCCGAAACCTGTTGCCAACTTATCGATATAGCCAACATTTTGCCTtgtataaattatgaaattcatgatATATTCGGGTTTTTAATTCGTATGGACTTTTTAACGACTCTGCATTATAAATTTACATGCACATAAACAGTCTacgaaaacatattttaaagcatTTTTATCGAGATATAGAGTGAGTAGTTGTAAGAACCCACACTACTGTCATATCATCATGGATGTGTCATCGACGGAGTCGCATATACAGGGGTTTGCGACTTCAGTGTACCCAGAGGGGACGAACTTTCACGGCATTGTATACACCGGTTACAATGACTTCCATCATCCAGCGATTGAGTCTGGCCGACAACCAGACGTTATGCCGCAGTACCCATATTTTGGATATTCATCAGTACAACAGAACGAACTTGAGAATGCCTCATACTGGCCAGCTGGAGATCTCGGTATTCACTCCGGAGTACCAGCCTACCCAGTGACCTATACCAACACATCAGACTCTTCACAAGTGATTGACTATGCTAATTCTTCTCCCGGGGGACATCATGTTATTGGCAAAAACGGAAAACCGAAACGCAAAAGAGTCCAATCGGTATCTCAGCGTAGAGCTGCTAATGTTCGAGAAAGAAAGCGGATGTTTCAATTAAACGAGTCTTTTGACGAATTACGTAAGCGTCTTCCCGCGTTTAACTACGAGAAAAGACTCTCTCGAATTGAAACATTAAGATTGGCTATGACTTATATCACCTTTATGAAAGGTGTCTCTGAAGGACAAGATCCACAAACGATTAAATTAAGGCCCTGTAAAACGGAAGAAAGCGAGGCCTACAATTCCATGAAACGGGAACACACGTGTAGTAGTCCGTATTATAACAACGAATCTATAGAGAAGTGAAAGGAAGGTTTGTGATATTTAGagcaaaaaatgaaaacaagtaATAAAAAGAATGGTTCATGGTGAATGAAATGACTAGGTATGTG
It encodes:
- the LOC125666838 gene encoding protein Fer3-like, translating into MDVSSTESHIQGFATSVYPEGTNFHGIVYTGYNDFHHPAIESGRQPDVMPQYPYFGYSSVQQNELENASYWPAGDLGIHSGVPAYPVTYTNTSDSSQVIDYANSSPGGHHVIGKNGKPKRKRVQSVSQRRAANVRERKRMFQLNESFDELRKRLPAFNYEKRLSRIETLRLAMTYITFMKGVSEGQDPQTIKLRPCKTEESEAYNSMKREHTCSSPYYNNESIEK